The proteins below are encoded in one region of Pseudoduganella armeniaca:
- a CDS encoding YchJ family protein yields MSKSKLPAGCPCGGPALATCCGPFLDGWRDPARQPPTAEALMRSRYTAYSLGNEPYLLATWHPSTRPTERIVDPDEPLQWLGLEVKSALRLRQRKVEPANPDEDFVEFVARFRVAGKGQRLHEVSRFLREPDPALGGAARWFYVDGEFPEKA; encoded by the coding sequence ATGTCCAAATCGAAACTGCCCGCTGGCTGCCCCTGCGGCGGGCCCGCGCTGGCGACCTGCTGCGGTCCTTTTCTCGACGGCTGGCGCGACCCGGCCCGGCAACCGCCCACGGCCGAGGCGCTGATGCGCTCGCGCTATACGGCGTACAGCCTGGGCAACGAGCCTTATCTGCTGGCGACCTGGCATCCCAGCACGCGACCAACGGAGCGCATCGTCGACCCCGATGAGCCGTTGCAGTGGCTGGGACTTGAGGTAAAATCTGCTTTACGTTTACGTCAACGTAAAGTAGAACCGGCCAACCCGGACGAGGATTTCGTCGAGTTCGTCGCCCGCTTCCGCGTCGCCGGCAAGGGCCAGCGCCTGCACGAAGTGAGCCGCTTCCTGCGCGAGCCGGACCCGGCCCTGGGCGGCGCCGCGCGCTGGTTCTATGTGGACGGAGAATTTCCAGAAAAAGCATAA
- a CDS encoding carboxyl transferase domain-containing protein produces MPHIESKLNSRSEDFKANAAAMQALVDDLRSKVAKVAQGGGEAASAKHVARGKLLPRDRVQMLLDPGTPFLEFSQLAAFEMYQEASGNDAAPSAGIITGVGRVAGQECVIVCNDATVKGGTYYPMTVKKHLRAQEIAEQNNLPCIYLVDSGGANLPNQDDVFPDRDHFGRIFYNQANLSAKGIPQIAVVMGSCTAGGAYVPAMSDESIIVKEQGTIFLGGPPLVKAATGEVVSAEDLGGGDVHTRLSGVVDHLAQNDMHALSLARTIVSNLNRQKPVQAPVREVVEPKYAPEELYGVIPVDTRKPFDIREVIARIVDGSEFDEFKARYGTTLVCGFAHIYGMKVGIIANNGILFSESALKGTHFIELCCQRKIPLVFLQNITGFMVGRKYENEGIARNGAKMVTAVATAAVPKFTVIIGGSFGAGNYGMCGRAYSPRFLWMWPNARISVMGGEQAASVLATVKRDGIEGKGGQWSAEEEAAFKQPIKEQYEHQGHPYYASARLWDDGIIDPADTRMVLGLGLSAALNAPIPDTKFGVFRM; encoded by the coding sequence ATGCCGCACATCGAAAGCAAACTGAATTCGCGCAGCGAAGACTTCAAGGCCAACGCGGCCGCCATGCAGGCGCTGGTCGACGACCTGCGCAGCAAGGTGGCCAAGGTCGCGCAGGGCGGTGGCGAAGCCGCCAGCGCGAAACACGTCGCCCGCGGCAAGCTGCTGCCGCGCGATCGCGTCCAGATGCTGCTCGATCCCGGCACCCCCTTCCTCGAATTCTCCCAGCTGGCTGCCTTCGAGATGTACCAGGAAGCCAGCGGCAACGATGCGGCGCCGTCCGCCGGCATCATCACCGGCGTCGGCCGCGTGGCGGGCCAGGAATGCGTCATCGTCTGCAACGATGCCACCGTCAAGGGCGGCACGTACTACCCGATGACCGTCAAAAAACACTTGCGCGCGCAGGAAATCGCCGAGCAGAACAACCTGCCGTGCATTTACCTGGTCGACTCGGGCGGCGCCAACCTGCCGAACCAGGACGACGTGTTCCCCGACCGCGACCACTTCGGCCGCATCTTCTACAACCAGGCCAACCTGTCGGCCAAGGGCATCCCGCAGATCGCCGTCGTCATGGGTTCGTGCACGGCCGGCGGCGCCTACGTGCCGGCGATGAGCGACGAGTCGATCATCGTCAAGGAGCAGGGCACCATCTTCCTGGGCGGCCCGCCGCTGGTCAAGGCGGCCACCGGCGAAGTGGTCAGCGCCGAGGACCTGGGCGGCGGCGACGTGCACACGCGCCTCTCGGGCGTAGTGGATCACCTGGCGCAGAACGACATGCATGCGCTGTCGCTGGCGCGCACCATCGTCTCGAACCTGAACCGCCAGAAGCCCGTGCAGGCGCCGGTGCGCGAGGTGGTCGAGCCGAAGTACGCGCCGGAAGAGCTGTATGGCGTGATCCCGGTCGATACCCGCAAACCCTTCGACATCCGCGAAGTCATCGCCCGCATCGTCGACGGCAGCGAATTCGACGAGTTCAAGGCCCGCTACGGCACCACGCTGGTGTGCGGCTTCGCCCACATCTACGGCATGAAGGTCGGCATCATCGCCAACAACGGCATCCTGTTCTCCGAGTCGGCGCTGAAGGGCACGCATTTCATCGAGCTGTGCTGCCAGCGCAAGATCCCGCTCGTGTTCCTGCAAAATATCACCGGCTTCATGGTGGGCCGCAAGTACGAGAACGAGGGCATCGCCCGCAACGGCGCCAAGATGGTGACGGCCGTTGCCACGGCCGCCGTACCGAAGTTCACCGTCATCATCGGCGGCAGCTTCGGCGCCGGCAACTACGGCATGTGCGGCCGCGCCTACTCGCCGCGCTTCCTGTGGATGTGGCCCAATGCGCGCATCTCCGTCATGGGCGGCGAACAGGCCGCGTCCGTGCTGGCCACCGTCAAGCGCGATGGCATCGAAGGCAAGGGCGGCCAGTGGTCGGCGGAGGAAGAAGCCGCCTTCAAGCAGCCCATCAAGGAGCAGTACGAACACCAGGGCCACCCGTACTACGCCAGCGCGCGGTTGTGGGACGACGGCATCATCGATCCGGCCGACACCCGCATGGTGCTGGGCCTGGGCCTGTCGGCCGCGCTCAACGCGCCGATTCCGGACACGAAGTTCGGTGTCTTCCGCATGTAA
- a CDS encoding enoyl-CoA hydratase/isomerase family protein codes for MHYETLNIDIAERLATVTLDRPDLRNAFNEQTIAELTAAFTALGQVESIGAIVLAANGTAFCAGADLNWMKKMAGYSHDENRADAMQLANMLRAIYLCPKPVVAKVQGDCYAGGMGLVAACDIAVAVEDAHFCLSEVKLGLIPATIAPYVIKAMGENAARRYFLTAERFNAREALRIGFVHEVATAAALDGQVDIIAKALMANSPNAVREAKTLVRDIAGQSVTDALVADTAQRIANIRASSEGREGVRSFLEKRKPSWLA; via the coding sequence ATGCATTACGAAACCCTGAACATCGACATCGCCGAGCGCCTGGCCACCGTCACGCTGGACCGGCCGGACTTGCGCAATGCGTTCAACGAGCAGACCATCGCCGAGCTGACGGCCGCCTTCACGGCGCTGGGCCAGGTCGAGTCGATCGGCGCCATCGTGCTGGCCGCGAACGGCACGGCCTTCTGCGCCGGCGCGGACCTGAACTGGATGAAGAAAATGGCCGGCTACTCGCACGACGAGAACCGCGCCGACGCCATGCAGCTGGCGAACATGCTGCGCGCGATCTACCTGTGCCCGAAGCCCGTGGTGGCGAAGGTGCAGGGCGACTGCTACGCCGGCGGCATGGGCCTGGTGGCCGCCTGCGATATCGCCGTGGCCGTCGAGGATGCCCATTTCTGCCTCAGCGAGGTGAAGCTGGGCCTGATCCCCGCCACCATTGCACCGTATGTCATCAAGGCGATGGGAGAAAACGCGGCGCGCCGCTACTTCCTCACCGCCGAACGTTTCAATGCCAGGGAGGCGCTGCGCATCGGCTTCGTGCACGAGGTGGCCACGGCCGCCGCGCTGGACGGCCAGGTCGACATCATCGCGAAAGCGCTGATGGCGAACAGCCCGAACGCCGTGCGCGAGGCGAAAACGCTGGTGCGCGACATCGCCGGCCAGTCCGTCACGGACGCGCTGGTGGCAGATACCGCCCAGCGCATCGCCAACATCCGCGCGTCGAGCGAAGGGCGCGAAGGCGTCCGTTCGTTCCTCGAGAAGCGCAAGCCCTCCTGGCTCGCCTGA
- the bioA gene encoding adenosylmethionine--8-amino-7-oxononanoate transaminase gives MLSNQSSDWVSRSLTSVWHPCTQMQHHESTPLIPVSHGRGAWLYGHDGRRYLDGISSWWVNLFGHANPRINAALRDQLDKLEHAMLAGFTHEPVIELSERLAALTGHRLGHAFYASDGASAVEIALKMSFHSWRNRGHAEKQEFVCLQGSYHGETIGALAVTDVALFKDAYGPLLRAAQTVMSPDARQARDGETAQDVARRAAQEVECLFEQKANKIAAIIVEPLVQCAAGMAMHDPLYLQLVRALCDRYGVHLILDEIAVGCGRTGTFFACEQAGIWPDFVTLSKGISGGYLPLSLVLTTDDVYQAFYSADVTRGFLHSHSYTGNPLACRAALATLDIFTEDDVLATNRAKAERITAALAPLREHARVKNFRQQGMIWAFDATDVDPAFSRRFFANATQQELLLRPIGSTVYLMPPYILSDDDIDLLAARTLAVFDQTIASQP, from the coding sequence TTGTTGTCGAATCAAAGCAGCGATTGGGTGTCCCGCAGCCTCACCAGCGTGTGGCACCCGTGTACGCAAATGCAGCACCACGAAAGCACGCCGCTGATCCCCGTCAGCCATGGGCGCGGCGCGTGGCTGTACGGCCATGACGGCCGCCGTTACCTGGACGGCATCAGCTCGTGGTGGGTCAACCTGTTCGGCCACGCCAACCCGCGCATCAACGCGGCCTTGCGCGACCAGCTGGACAAGCTGGAACACGCGATGCTGGCCGGTTTTACCCACGAGCCGGTGATCGAGCTGTCCGAGCGCCTCGCCGCGCTGACGGGCCACCGCCTGGGTCACGCGTTCTATGCGTCCGACGGCGCCTCCGCCGTCGAGATCGCGCTGAAGATGAGTTTTCATTCGTGGCGCAACCGCGGCCACGCTGAAAAACAGGAATTCGTCTGCCTGCAGGGCAGCTATCATGGCGAGACGATCGGCGCGCTGGCCGTCACCGATGTCGCCCTGTTCAAGGATGCCTACGGCCCGCTGCTGCGCGCCGCGCAGACGGTGATGTCGCCCGATGCGCGCCAGGCCCGCGACGGCGAGACGGCGCAGGACGTGGCGCGCCGCGCCGCCCAGGAAGTGGAGTGCCTGTTCGAGCAGAAGGCAAATAAGATCGCGGCCATCATCGTCGAGCCGCTGGTGCAGTGCGCCGCCGGCATGGCGATGCACGATCCGCTTTACCTGCAACTGGTGCGCGCGCTATGCGACCGCTACGGTGTGCACCTGATCCTGGACGAAATCGCCGTCGGCTGTGGCCGCACCGGCACCTTCTTCGCCTGCGAGCAGGCCGGCATCTGGCCGGACTTCGTCACCCTGTCCAAGGGCATCAGCGGCGGCTACCTGCCGCTCTCGCTCGTGCTGACCACCGACGACGTCTACCAGGCCTTCTACAGCGCCGACGTGACACGCGGCTTCCTGCACTCGCACTCGTACACGGGCAACCCGCTGGCCTGCCGCGCCGCACTGGCCACGCTCGACATTTTCACGGAAGACGACGTGCTGGCCACCAACCGCGCCAAGGCCGAGCGCATCACGGCCGCGCTGGCCCCACTGCGCGAACACGCGCGGGTCAAGAATTTTCGGCAGCAGGGCATGATCTGGGCGTTCGACGCAACCGACGTGGACCCCGCGTTCTCGCGCCGCTTCTTCGCCAACGCCACCCAGCAGGAACTGCTGCTGCGCCCCATCGGCAGCACGGTCTACCTGATGCCGCCTTACATCCTGTCGGACGACGACATCGACCTGCTTGCGGCCCGTACGCTGGCCGTGTTCGACCAGACCATCGCGAGCCAACCATGA